A region of the Haemophilus parainfluenzae genome:
TCGTTCAAGAATTAGAAGGTTTATTTGCTGGTGCTGGTTGGGAAGTGATCAAAGTCATGTGGGGTAGTGGCTGGGATAAATTATTTGCAAAAGATACTACCGGCAAATTAACCCAATTAATGATGGAAGTGCTTGATGGTGACTATTTAACCTTCAAATCTAAGAATGGTGCATACGTTCGTGAACACTTCTTCGGTCGTTATCCAGAAACCGCTGCATTAGTGGCTGATATGACAGATGATGAAATCTGGGCATTAAGACGTGGTGGTCACGATTCAGAAAAACTTTATGCCGCATTCCATAAAGCGCAAACTGCAGGTAAACCTGTTGTGATCTTAGCGCACATGGTTAAAGGTTATAAAATTCCTGAAGCAGAAAGTAAAAATACTGCGCATCAATCGAAAAAAATGTCTCTCGAAAGCTTAAAATCTTTCCGCGATCATTTCCAATTAGATATTAAAGATGAAGATATTCCTAACTATCCATACATCACCTTCCCAGAAGGTTCGGAAGAGTACAATTATCTTCACGGCAGACGTAAAGCATTAAATGGTTATTTACCAAAACGTTTACCAAAATTCACTACTGAATTTAAAGTGCCATCATTGGAAGAATTTGCACCATTATTGGAAGAACAAGCTCGTCCAATTTCAACTACAATGGCATTTGTACGTTTCTTAAATACCTTATTGAAAGATAAGAACATTGGTAAACAAATTGTGCCAATTATTGCTGACGAAGCACGTACTTTCGGTATGGAAGGTTTATTCCGTCAAATCGGTATTTACAACCCACATGGTCAAAACTATGTGCCTTCTGACCGTGATTTAGTGGCTTACTACCGTGAAGCGAAAGATGGTCAAGTATTACAAGAAGGTATCAATGAATTAGGTGCAGCATCATCTTGGTTAGCAGCAGCGAACTCATACTCTGTAAATAACCTTCCGATGATTCCATTCTTCATCTACTACTCAATGTTTGGTTTCCAACGTGTAGGTGACTTAATGTGGGCAGCAGGTGACCAATTAGCACGTGGTTTCATGATCGGTGGTACTTCTGGCCGTACAACATTAAATGGCGAAGGTTTACAACACGAAGATGGTCACAGCCATATTCAATCTCTTGTTATTCCTAACTGTGTATCTTATGACCCAGCTTACGTTTATGAAGTGGCAGTTATCCTACAAGACGGTATCAACCGTATGTACGGTGAAAAACAAGAAGATGTGTTCTATTACATCACTACATTAAACGAAACTTACGAACAACCAGCAATGCCAAAAGGCGCAGAAGAAGGTATTCGTAAAGGTCTTTATAAATTTGAAACCGTTGAAGCGAAAGGCAACAAAGGTCATGTTCAATTATTAGGTTCTGGTGCGATCTTCCGTCACGTTCGTGAAGCAGCACAAATTCTTGCAAATGACTATGGCGTAAGCTCAGATGTGTATAGTGTGCCTTCATTCACTGAAGTCGCTCGTGAAGGTGCGGATGCAGTACGTTGGAATATGTTACATCCAACAGAAACTCCACGCGTACCTTACATTGCACAAGTAATGAACGATGCACCAGCGGTTGCGGCTACTGACTACATGAAATTGTTCGCAGAACAAGTTCGAGCCTTCATTCCAGCACAAAGCTATCACGTATTAGGTACTGACGGTTTCGGTCGTTCAGACAGCCGTGAAAACTTACGTGAACACTTTGAAGTGGATGCGCGTTATGTTGTGGTTGCAGCATTACATGAACTTGCAAAACAAGGCAAATTTGATGCGAAAGTGGTCGCTGATGCTATCGCAAAATTTGGTTTAAAAACTGAAATTTTAAATCCGCTTTACGCTTAATAAAAATATCCTGTGTGTGAAAGCACACAGGAACATCTACAAATAAAGTGCGGTTGATTTTAACTGCGTTTTTTAAAGGTAAGATAACATGTCAAAACAAATTCAAATTCCTGATATCGGTAGTGATGAAGTTACCGTAACAGAAGTAATGGTGAAAGTAGGTGATACCATTACCGCAGATCAAAGTATTATCAATGTTGAAGGTGATAAAGCTTCAATGGAAGTACCCGCACCAGAAGCTGGTGTGGTAAAAGAAGTATTAGTAAAAGTGGGTGATAAAGTCACAACTGGTACACCAATGCTTGTTTTAGAGTCAGCGGATGCGGCAGCGCCTGCTCCAGCTGCAGTAGCACCTGCGCCGGCAGCCGCACCAGCAGCTACAAGTGTAGTTGAAGTCAATGTACCAGATATCGGTTCAGACGAAGTAAACGTGACTGATATTATGGTGAAAGTAGGCGATACCGTTGAAGTCGACCAATCAATCATCAATGTTGAAGGTGATAAAGCGTCAATGGAAGTGCCAGCTCCTGTTGATGGCGTAGTAAAAGAAATTTTAATCAACGTGGGCGATAAAGTTGTTACTGGCAAATTAATCATGAAATTTGAGGTGGTAGGTGCAGCACCAGCCGCAGCACCAGCTCAACAAGCTTCGGCACCTGCAGCAGCACCAACAGCTTCAGCGATCAAAGAAGTGAATGTACCAGATATCGGTGGCGATGAAGTTAACGTAACTGAAATCATGGTTGCCGTTGGTGACAGCGTTTCTGAAGAGCAATCTTTAATTACCGTTGAAGGTGATAAGGCCTCGATGGAAGTGCCAGCTCCGTTTGCGGGTGTAGTAAAAGAAATTTTAGTGAAATCGGGTGATAAAGTTTCAACTGGTTCATTAATTATGAAATTTGAAGTGGCAGGTGCAGCACCTGCGCCTGCAGCAGCTCCTGCAGCGGCAGCTCCAGCTCCTCAAGCAGTACCTGCAGCAGCGCCAGCAGCACAATCAGGTAATGTATCTGGTTTAAGCCAAGAACAAGTTGTAGCAAGTGCAGGTTATGCACACGCAACCCCGGTGATTCGTCGCTTAGCGCGTGAATACGGTATTAACCTTGATCGCGTAAAAGGTACGGGTCGTAAAGGTCGTGTTGTGAAAGAAGATATTCAAGCTTATGTGAAAACTGCTGTTAAAGCGTTTGAAACTGGCACTGTATCTTCTGCAGCAGCGGGTAATGGTGTGGCAAATGGTGCGGGCTTAGGTTTATTACCATGGCCGAAAGTTGACTTCAGCAAATTTGGTGAAGTAGAAGAAGTTGAATTAAGCCGTATCAACAAAATCTCTGGTGCGAACTTACATCGTAACTGGGTAATGATTCCACATGTTACTCACTTCGATCGCACAGATATCACTGATTTAGAAGCATTCCGTAAAGAACAGAACAAGATTGTTGAAAAACAAAAATTGGATGTGAAAATTACACCGGTTGTGTTCATTATGAAAGCGGTAGCGAAAGCATTAGAAGCGTTCCCACGTTTCAATAGCTCGATCTCTGAAGACGGACAAAAATTAACACTTAAAAAATACATCAACATTGGCGTAGCGGTAGATACACCAAATGGTCTCGTTGTACCTGTATTTAAAAACGTGAATAAAAAAGGTATTATCGAACTCTCTCGTGAATTAATGGAAATCTCCAAAAAAGCACGTGACGGTAAACTTTCAGGTTCTGATATGCAAGGTGGTTGTTTTACCATTTCAAGCTTAGGCGGTATTGGTACAACTCACTTTACACCAATTGTAAATGCACCTGAAGTGGCAATCTTAGGTGTGTCTAAATCAGAAATGCAACCGGTTTGGAATGGTAAAGAATTTGAGCCACGCTTAATGCTTCCATTATCATTATCTTTCGACCACCGTGTGATCGATGGTGCTGATGGTGCTCGTTTCTTAAGCTATATCAATGGCGTATTAGCTGACTTGCGTCGCTTAGTGATGTAATTAACGAGGTAAGATGTGAGTGATTAGGCTCACATCTTACAGAAAGGATCGCAAAGTGCGGTCAAAAATTTGAACGTTTTTACGAGGTAAAAATGAGTAAAGAAATTAAAACCCAAGTTGTGGTACTTGGTGCTGGTCCTGCAGGTTATTCAGCGGCATTCCGTTGTGCGGACTTAGGTTTAGAAACAGTACTTGTTGAACGTTATTCAACATTAGGTGGGGTATGTTTAAACGTAGGTTGTATCCCTTCTAAAGCATTACTTCACGTAGCTAAAGTAATTGAAGAAGCTAAACATGCAAGCAAAAATGGTGTGTATTTCGCAGAGCCTTGCATTGATTTAGATGAAGTGCGTGCCGGTAAAGAAGCAGTTGTGGCGAAATTAACTGGTGGTCTTGCAGGCATGGCTAAACAACGTAAAGTAACCGTTGTTGAAGGTTTAGCGGCGTTTACCGATCCACATACATTAGTAGCGCGTGATCGTGATGGTAAACCAACCACAATTAAATTTGATAATGCGATTATCGCAGCGGGTTCTCGCCCAATTCAATTACCATTCATTCCACATGAAGATCCACGCGTTTGGGATTCAACGGATGCACTTAAATTAAAAGAAGTACCGAAAAAACTTTTAATCATGGGCGGTGGTATCATCGGTTTAGAGATGGGTACCGTATATGATGCATTAGGTTCTGAAGTTGAAGTGGTTGAAATGTTTGACCAAGTAATTCCAGCGGCAGATAAAGATGTGGTGGGTATTTATACCAAACAAGTTGAGAAAAAATTCAAGTTAATGCTTGAAACTAAAGTGACTGCAGTTGAAGCAAAAGATGATGGTATCTATGTTTCAATGGAAGGTAAGGCATGCAACGACACTAAACGTTATGATGCAGTATTAGTTGCAATCGGTCGTACACCAAACGGTAAATTGATTGATGCAGGTAAAGCAGGTGTTGAAGTGGATGAGCGTGGTTTCATTCATGTTGATAAACAAATGCGTACCAATGTGCCTCATATCTTCGCAATCGGTGATATCGTTGGTCAACCAATGTTAGCTCACAAAGGTGTTCACGAAGGTCACGTCGCGGCAGAAGTGATTGCAGGACAAAAACATTACTTCGATCCAAAAGTCATTCCTTCTATTGCTTATACTGAACCAGAAGTGGCTTGGGTAGGTAAAACTGAGAAAGAATGTAAACAAGAAGGTTTAAACTATGAAGTCGCTAAATTCCCTTGGGCTGCTTCAGGTCGTGCGATTGCTTCAGAATGTGCTGAAGGTATGACCAAATTAATCTTCGATAAAGATACTCACCGTGTACTTGGTGGGGCAATCGTTGGTTCTAACGGTGGTGAATTGTTAGGTGAAATCGGTCTTGCGATTGAAATGGGTTGTGATGCGGAAGATATTGCATTAACCATCCATGCTCACCCAACACTTCATGAATCTGTAGGTCTTGCAGCTGAAGTATTTGAAGGTTCAATTACCGATCTTCCAAATGCAAAAGCGAAGAAAAAATAATCAATTCTAATCTTTTTAAGGGCTGCTCATTGAGCAGCCCTTATTTTTTGAGATCTCACTCACAAAATTGCATAAAAATTCAATAAAGACTGGCGAGCATAATGACTTTTTGGTAAAATCCGACCAGTTTTGTTTTTATATTTTTTTATTATTTGGAAGCGATGTTAAAGAAGATTTTGATTATTGTAGGTTTGGCTGTTTTGACAACAGCGTGCTCTAACAATTCAGGGCAGGCTCAAAATGGCATGATTAGTGAAAGTGATGATGCTGAATTAACGGGATTAATTGCCGGTTTAGATGGAAAAAAAGGGGGCGCTTACTCTAAATTAAGAACTAATCGTCCTAAATCAGCTTTAATTGGTGATAAAGCACTTGCCCAAGTTTATAACGAATGGGTAGGAACTCGTTATAGAATGGGTGGAACTTCAAAGCATGGTATTGATTGCTCTGCATTTATGCAAACAGCTTTCCTTGATGCTTATGGTATGGAACTGCCACGTTCAACTTCAGAACAGCGTTATTTAGGTCGTCAAATCCAAAAGCATGAATTGCGTAAAGGTGATTTAGTGTTTTTCCGCGGAAATAATCACGTAGGTGTTTATATCGGAAATAATCAATTTATGCATGCAAGTACAAGCCAAGGCGTAACAATTAGTTCATTGGATGAAGATTACTGGTCAAGAACTTATACACAATCTCGTCGTGTGATGTAATGACAATTTTGTTTCAATAAAAAAGTGCGGTTAATTTTGATCTGCACCCCAAAAGTTGGACTCAACAAACCAACAATTGAGGTGCAGATTTTTTTATGGGTAAACACTACACAATCGAATTTAAATTACAGGCTCTCCAACCTATTTTGAATGGAAAAATGAGTATTAGAGAAGCTGCGCGTTTTTACAATATTCCTTCCAACGCCCTAGTCGGGACATG
Encoded here:
- the aceF gene encoding pyruvate dehydrogenase complex dihydrolipoyllysine-residue acetyltransferase, translating into MSKQIQIPDIGSDEVTVTEVMVKVGDTITADQSIINVEGDKASMEVPAPEAGVVKEVLVKVGDKVTTGTPMLVLESADAAAPAPAAVAPAPAAAPAATSVVEVNVPDIGSDEVNVTDIMVKVGDTVEVDQSIINVEGDKASMEVPAPVDGVVKEILINVGDKVVTGKLIMKFEVVGAAPAAAPAQQASAPAAAPTASAIKEVNVPDIGGDEVNVTEIMVAVGDSVSEEQSLITVEGDKASMEVPAPFAGVVKEILVKSGDKVSTGSLIMKFEVAGAAPAPAAAPAAAAPAPQAVPAAAPAAQSGNVSGLSQEQVVASAGYAHATPVIRRLAREYGINLDRVKGTGRKGRVVKEDIQAYVKTAVKAFETGTVSSAAAGNGVANGAGLGLLPWPKVDFSKFGEVEEVELSRINKISGANLHRNWVMIPHVTHFDRTDITDLEAFRKEQNKIVEKQKLDVKITPVVFIMKAVAKALEAFPRFNSSISEDGQKLTLKKYINIGVAVDTPNGLVVPVFKNVNKKGIIELSRELMEISKKARDGKLSGSDMQGGCFTISSLGGIGTTHFTPIVNAPEVAILGVSKSEMQPVWNGKEFEPRLMLPLSLSFDHRVIDGADGARFLSYINGVLADLRRLVM
- the lpdA gene encoding dihydrolipoyl dehydrogenase, producing MSKEIKTQVVVLGAGPAGYSAAFRCADLGLETVLVERYSTLGGVCLNVGCIPSKALLHVAKVIEEAKHASKNGVYFAEPCIDLDEVRAGKEAVVAKLTGGLAGMAKQRKVTVVEGLAAFTDPHTLVARDRDGKPTTIKFDNAIIAAGSRPIQLPFIPHEDPRVWDSTDALKLKEVPKKLLIMGGGIIGLEMGTVYDALGSEVEVVEMFDQVIPAADKDVVGIYTKQVEKKFKLMLETKVTAVEAKDDGIYVSMEGKACNDTKRYDAVLVAIGRTPNGKLIDAGKAGVEVDERGFIHVDKQMRTNVPHIFAIGDIVGQPMLAHKGVHEGHVAAEVIAGQKHYFDPKVIPSIAYTEPEVAWVGKTEKECKQEGLNYEVAKFPWAASGRAIASECAEGMTKLIFDKDTHRVLGGAIVGSNGGELLGEIGLAIEMGCDAEDIALTIHAHPTLHESVGLAAEVFEGSITDLPNAKAKKK
- a CDS encoding NlpC/P60 family protein, producing the protein MLKKILIIVGLAVLTTACSNNSGQAQNGMISESDDAELTGLIAGLDGKKGGAYSKLRTNRPKSALIGDKALAQVYNEWVGTRYRMGGTSKHGIDCSAFMQTAFLDAYGMELPRSTSEQRYLGRQIQKHELRKGDLVFFRGNNHVGVYIGNNQFMHASTSQGVTISSLDEDYWSRTYTQSRRVM
- the aceE gene encoding pyruvate dehydrogenase (acetyl-transferring), homodimeric type is translated as MSDTLVNDIDPIETQDWLSAVDSLIRAEGAERAHYIINQVIDQARNGGVNIAKGGVTTPYVNTIPVSEQPAYPGDKVIERRIRSAVRWNAIMAVLRGQKKDLELGGHISTYQSAASMYEVCFNHFFKAATDKNGGDLVFFQGHAAPGMYARAFVEGRITEDQMNNFRQECEPGKGLSSYPHPKLMPEFWQFSTVSMGLGPVNAIRSARFLKYLDNRGLKDTKDQKVYAFLGDGEMDEIEAKGDLTFAAREGLDNLIFVVSCNLQRLDGPVTGNGKIVQELEGLFAGAGWEVIKVMWGSGWDKLFAKDTTGKLTQLMMEVLDGDYLTFKSKNGAYVREHFFGRYPETAALVADMTDDEIWALRRGGHDSEKLYAAFHKAQTAGKPVVILAHMVKGYKIPEAESKNTAHQSKKMSLESLKSFRDHFQLDIKDEDIPNYPYITFPEGSEEYNYLHGRRKALNGYLPKRLPKFTTEFKVPSLEEFAPLLEEQARPISTTMAFVRFLNTLLKDKNIGKQIVPIIADEARTFGMEGLFRQIGIYNPHGQNYVPSDRDLVAYYREAKDGQVLQEGINELGAASSWLAAANSYSVNNLPMIPFFIYYSMFGFQRVGDLMWAAGDQLARGFMIGGTSGRTTLNGEGLQHEDGHSHIQSLVIPNCVSYDPAYVYEVAVILQDGINRMYGEKQEDVFYYITTLNETYEQPAMPKGAEEGIRKGLYKFETVEAKGNKGHVQLLGSGAIFRHVREAAQILANDYGVSSDVYSVPSFTEVAREGADAVRWNMLHPTETPRVPYIAQVMNDAPAVAATDYMKLFAEQVRAFIPAQSYHVLGTDGFGRSDSRENLREHFEVDARYVVVAALHELAKQGKFDAKVVADAIAKFGLKTEILNPLYA